One genomic region from Tachysurus fulvidraco isolate hzauxx_2018 chromosome 14, HZAU_PFXX_2.0, whole genome shotgun sequence encodes:
- the LOC113656207 gene encoding membrane-associated guanylate kinase, WW and PDZ domain-containing protein 1 isoform X2, whose product MAKVVGKKLHWRSKVQESFVPLLGSSGELGVAIGGGADYGEFPFVTAAPGGGITVDEIILEIGGTPVLGMTLGDVRGVLNSCPHPIRIKTVTPDSTLCKDLRLYLSKCFTPGCMDSQLQQVIRENLYLRAVPCTTRQPRDGEISGVDYNFVSVEEFFSLEESGALLESGKFKGNYYGTPRPIHIGPDSPPITYQEHRKLLRNFRTRSKSISNLEKAAEEGYNSEGDSGLSGGSGGASSVPAPISSPSQSRNSSGGDGSAFENGSRHRRGPQRAGLETWEMTYSDSGEPYYTDHQPKPTYWHTRRTSSQESVFMSDICEFTDQPSELRGYSIHTRVCKGPQGFGFKIAGGRRPREFLQIYSITPGEPSTLNIGDILVYVNDTCVLGTSHTEILEMLRVVPVGQSVDMVVRRGYPMLYESDGNPRLSQEPASQPSPLPTTTQPKAQALLPQSQTLLNHSMLMYNAEGRYPRAYGRSASRFSLDANGNASHYSPPSRMPSSYRYSSEGESDIVRPQYSQRRIRQLQRADLASQSDSEVISAIGSHRASFIQNHNNNSLFPPSPLRGYSTKSSDSDLSSYAPSPPLSRLPLPQNEAVHASIASSPGGGKRYTHFQNGQRTLFTPPTSVHSDGPYFTFGSANSGSPGSSANSPGAMSNSGGRELVPIALAKCTQDGSLGFSLISGGQGGREAVVKRVWNWQQCNGLQPGDTIVKINGVNVQSLSFIQVYRTLEEHTKNGEVIVLVQRGGSIYSSISPKSKRQHSTALPRPASASQIPLTDTPPVLRKSLTPPPQSLVRSSLVQSTSFLDSVPVTLTLEPRDWMSTEEGGTTLNPRLKTEGKGMSPLPRGFEVELKRKPGEGFGFVIASQDVENGRAASLLPHRFVTVRRGSPAARSGLIRPGDRLESVEGRSVVNLPHRELAQILRRAGNTLRLSIVPRASAHSTEHSDSDLHHRSRKPHRSKPKDSSRYYSVELERGPTGFGFSLRGGSEYNMDLYVLGLMEGGPASSSRKMQVSDQLVEINGNSTAGMSHSQAVEQIRTASHKLHLVLKKGNGYVPDYGHDQGAAVSSLSSALQSHLAAVNYQHHRLNSMSSPTRTGRTLDQRGRTEHQGREESPKETQVTGHRSKDRRRRQSSHSLPRTIHGQHSDGEDISEPATRGRLRQRETKKERGRRSKSEESRRQPTNEGEEETMGEELQRNKEQEREKMHFREKRFAESIQKWNEKEKEKLDTKERELQNSQLSQEDEISRGNPGVEHYRARRDGQLKGETKQMLPNDLGRERTGQWDINTIPYVGMSLPGQEKIQSTSLSAHESDQSPFSFLMSRQPQLTEPESEMNGSAASLPKFSTYKMHSSGSIVQNPWLRPSLHTLSREMDRNQFTGNLKDLTKF is encoded by the exons gtACAACCAGACAGCCTCGAGATGGAGAGATCTCAGGAGTGGATTATAACTTTGTATCTGTCGAAGAGTTCTTCTCTCTAGAGGAGTCAGGAGCTCTGCTGGAGAGCGGCAAATTCAAAG GGAACTACTACGGAACCCCTCGACCAATCCACATTGGTCCCGACAGCCCCCCCATCACCTACCAGGAGCACCGCAAGCTTCTAAGGAACTTCCGCACACGCAGCAAATCCATCAGTAACCTGGAGAAAGCGGCAGAGGAAGGCTACAATAGTGAGGGAGACTCTGGGCTATCAG GTGGCTCAGGAGGTGCCAGCAGTGTCCCTGCCCCGATATCATCCCCGAGCCAATCTCGTAACTCCAGCGGAGGAGACGGCAGTGCCTTTGAGAACGGGAGCAGGCACAGAAGAGGACCACAGAGGGCGGGGCTTGAAACCTGGGAAATGACCTACAGTGACTCAGGGGAACCATACTACACAGA TCATCAGCCCAAGCCAACTTACTGGCACACCCGACGCACATCCAGCCAAGAGTCAGTTTTTATGTCTGACA tCTGCGAGTTCACAGATCAGCCAAGTGAGCTGAGGGGATACTCGATCCACACTCGGGTGTGCAAAGGACCGCAGGGCTTCGGCTTTAAAATCGCCGGTGGCAGGCGGCCTCGAGAGTTCTTACAGATATACAGCATAACACCCGGAGAGCCGTCAACTCTTAACATTG GGGATATCCTGGTGTACGTTAATGACACCTGTGTGCTGGGCACTTCTCATACAGAAATACTGGAAATGTTGAGGGTTGTGCCAGTGGGCCAGAGTGTGGACATGGTGGTCCGTAGAGGCTACCCCATGCTCTATGAGTCAGATGGCAACCCCAGACTGTCTCAGGAGCCTGCCTCCCAACCTTCACCTCTTCCAACCACTACCCAGCCCAAAGCCCAGGCCCTGCTCCCACAATCCCAGACACTTCTCAATCACAGTATGCTTATGTACAATGCAGAAGGAAGATATCCTAGAGCTTATGGAAGAAGTGCATCCAGGTTTAGCCTGGACGCCAATGGAAATGCTTCACATTATTCACCACCTTCGAGAATGCCGTCTTCTTACCGATACTCCAGCGAGGGAGAGAGCGATATCGTGAGGCCGCAGTACTCTCAGAGAAGGATCAGGCAGCTGCAGAGAGCAGATCTGGCCAGCCAGAGTGACAGCGAAGTGATTTCAGCTATAGGTTCACACAG AGCCTCCTTTATTcaaaaccacaacaacaactcaCTCTTCCCACCATCTCCTTTGCGTGGTTACTCTACTAAGTCCTCCGACAGTGACCTTTCCTCCTATGCCCCAAGCCCACCCCTTTCTCGCTTACCCCTCCCCCAAAATGAAGCAGTCCATGCCTCCATCGCCTCCTCCCCTGGTGGGGGGAAAcgatacacacactttcaaaaTGGTCAACGCACCCTGTTCACACCTCCCACCAGCGTGCACTCAGATGGGCCGTACTTCACTTTTGGAAGTGCCAACAGCGGCAGTCCAGGCAGTAGCGCCAATTCACCAGGGGCAATGAGCAATAGTGGGGGCCGGGAGCTTGTGCCCATCGCCCTGGCAAAGTGCACACAAGACGGGAGTTTGGGGTTTAGCTTGATTTCGGGCGGACAAGGCGGAAGGGAAGCtgtggtgaagagagtgtgGAACTGGCAGCAGTGTAACGGCCTCCAACCTGGAGACACCATTGTGAAGATCAACGGAGTCAATGTGCAAAGCCTCAGCTTCATCCAG GTCTATCGTACTTTGGAAGAGCACACCAAAAATGGAGAGGTCATTGTGCTAGTTCAGAGAGGAG GCTCCATATATTCTTCCATCTCTCCAAAGTCTAAGCGCCAACACAGCACTGCCCTGCCACGCCCTGCCTCTGCCTCTCAGATCCCTCTTACTGATACTCCACCTGTGCTACGGAAGTCTCTTACACCACCCCCTCAGTCACTGGTGCGTTCTTCTTTGGTCCAGAGCACCAGCTTCTTGGACTCTGTACCTGTCACTCTAACGCTGGAGCCTCGTGATTGGATGAGTACGGAGGAGGGCGGGACTACTCTCAATCCCAGATTGAAGACTGAAGGGAAGGGCATGTCACCTTTGCCACGGGGATTCGAGGTGGAGCTAAAGAGGAAACCAGGAGAGGGATTTGGATTTGTGATTGCGTCACAGGACGTTGAGAACGGCAGAG CGGCATCTCTGCTGCCTCACCGGTTTGTGACTGTACGCCGTGGCAGTCCTGCAGCACGAAGTGGCCTGATTCGGCCCGGCGATCGGCTGGAGTCAGTAGAGGGACGTAGTGTGGTTAATCTGCCCCACAGAGAGCTGGCACAAATACTGCGCAGGGCGGGCAACACATTGCGTCTCTCCATAGTCCCACGCGCCAGCGCTC ATTCCACTGAGCACTCAGACAGTGATCTCCATCACAGAAGCAGAAAGCCTCACAGGTCCAAACCTAAG gACTCATCACGGTACTACAGTGTAGAGCTAGAGAGAGGCCCTACTGGTTTTGGATTCAGTCTGAGAGGAGGTAGTGAATATAATATGGATCTTTATGTTCTGGGCCTGATGGAAGGAGGACCGGCCTCAAGCAGCCGAAAGATGCAG GTTAGTGACCAGTTAGTGGAAATCAATGGGAACAGCACAGCAGGTATGAGCCACAGTCAAGCTGTGGAGCAGATCAGGACTGCAAGCCATAAGCTACATCTTGTCCTGAAAAAAGGCAATGGATATGTCCCTGACTATG GCCATGATCAAGGAGCAGCCGTCTCCTCCCTGTCCTCAGCCCTGCAGTCGCATCTGGCTGCAGTGAATTACCAACACCACCGTCTGAATTCCATGTCCAGCCCTACAAGAACAGGCAGGACCCTCGACCAGAGAGGAAGAACAGAGCACCAGGGCCGGGAGGAGAGCCCCAAAGAAACACAGGTCACAGGACACAGGTCTAAGGACAGGAGGAGGAGACAAAGCTCCCACAGTTTACCCAGAACCATCCATGGACAACACAGCGATGGAGAGGATATCAGTGAGCCAGCAACAAGAGGACGACttaggcagagagagacaaaaaaggaGAGGGGTAGGAGGAGTAAAAGTGAGGAAAGTAGGAGACAGCCAACAAATGAGGGTGAGGAAGAGACTATGGGAGAGGAACTGCAGCGAAAcaaagagcaggagagagaaaaaatgcaCTTTCGTGAGAAGAGGTTTGCAGAGTCGATTCAGAAATGGaatgagaaggaaaaagagaaattaGATACCAAGGAAAGAGAACTGCAAAACAGTCAGTTGTCTCAAGAGGATGAAATCTCTCGGGGAAATCCAGGAGTTGAACACTACAGAGCGAGGAGAGATGGGCAGCTGAAAGGTGAGACAAAACAAATGCTGCCAAATGATTTGGGAAGAGAGAGAACAGGGCAGTGGGATATCAACACTATACCCTATGTTGGTATGTCTTTGCCAGGGCAAGAAAAAATTCAGTCCACCAGCCTCTCTGCCCATGAATCTGATCAGTCTCCATTCTCCTTTCTCATGTCCCGTCAACCACAACTCACCGAGCCAGAATCAGAAATGAATGGATCAGCTGCCAGTCTCCCTAAGTTCTCTACCTATAAAATGCACAGTTCAGGATCCATAGTGCAGAATCCCTGGCTCAGACCCAGTCTGCACACACTCAGTAGAGAGATGGATAGAAACCAATTTACAGGAAATTTAAAGGACCTTACAAAGTTCTGA